The following proteins are encoded in a genomic region of Bacteroidota bacterium:
- the msrB gene encoding peptide-methionine (R)-S-oxide reductase MsrB — protein MKRFFSITLLFLLLISCSAVPAGENANASNTTSQDTTARKKVVKTNEEWKQQLSTMQYYVLREKGTERAFTGQYWNTHDEGVYQCAGCKTPLFGSDKKFDSGTGWPSYTVPFDSTCIAYHADNSYGMKRVEVNCAVCDGHLGHVFDDGPAPSNLRYCINSAALTFVPQKNVRTQTQRYYRF, from the coding sequence ATGAAACGCTTCTTCTCCATTACACTGCTCTTTCTGCTGCTCATCAGCTGCAGCGCCGTGCCTGCCGGCGAAAACGCCAATGCCTCCAACACCACTTCGCAAGACACCACTGCCCGAAAAAAAGTGGTAAAGACAAACGAAGAATGGAAACAACAACTTTCCACCATGCAGTATTACGTACTGCGTGAAAAAGGCACCGAACGCGCATTTACCGGCCAATACTGGAACACGCATGATGAAGGTGTTTACCAGTGCGCAGGCTGCAAAACGCCGCTGTTTGGCTCCGACAAAAAATTTGACTCCGGCACCGGCTGGCCAAGCTACACGGTGCCGTTCGACTCAACCTGTATTGCTTACCACGCCGATAACTCATACGGGATGAAACGTGTGGAAGTAAACTGCGCCGTGTGCGACGGGCATCTGGGGCATGTGTTTGACGATGGCCCGGCGCCTTCAAACCTGCGCTACTGTATCAACTCCGCCGCGCTTACCTTTGTGCCGCAGAAAAATGTGCGCACACAAACCCAACGTTATTATCGTTTTTAA
- the msrB gene encoding peptide-methionine (R)-S-oxide reductase MsrB, producing the protein MSNLHKPDEEWRKQLSPFQYYVLREKGTERAFTGEFWNHHATGIYRCAGCGTDLFASDQKFDSGCGWPSFSLPWNEEVINYHKDYSHGMSRIEVTCKNCGGHLGHVFEDGPPPTYLRYCINSASMVFEERGDVKTQEQKAYKF; encoded by the coding sequence ATGAGCAACCTGCATAAACCCGACGAGGAGTGGCGCAAGCAGCTTTCGCCCTTTCAATACTACGTGCTGCGCGAAAAAGGCACCGAACGCGCATTTACCGGCGAATTCTGGAATCATCACGCCACCGGCATTTACCGCTGCGCAGGTTGCGGTACCGATCTTTTTGCATCCGACCAGAAATTCGACTCGGGTTGCGGCTGGCCCAGTTTTTCACTGCCGTGGAACGAAGAAGTGATTAACTACCACAAAGATTATTCGCACGGCATGAGCCGCATTGAAGTAACGTGCAAAAACTGCGGCGGCCACCTTGGTCATGTGTTTGAAGATGGGCCGCCGCCCACATATTTGCGTTACTGCATCAATTCTGCTTCGATGGTGTTTGAGGAGCGCGGAGATGTGAAAACTCAGGAGCAGAAAGCGTATAAGTTTTAG
- a CDS encoding TAT-variant-translocated molybdopterin oxidoreductase has translation MANEKTYWKGLSQLSGDNAVTEKHQHEFAEYIPVEQFMGDKATLEQSSTSRRDFLKFLGFSTVAATLAACEAPVTKAVPYVNRPEEITPGVANWYATAFFDGHDYAEVLVKTREGRPIKLEGNELSKVTMGGVNARVHASVLSLYDSNRLKGVTTKGGQSATWADADKVIGTKLAASKGIAIVSSTIISPSSKAVIAGFAAKYANTRHVTYDAVSYAGMLKANKSTFGTAVIPTYRFDKAEVIVSLGADFLANWLSPLEHARQYGMTRKVGKDKKTMSKHYQFETILSLTGSNADERFPVKPSEMAQVALDILNGTAGKVAADGVKKVVAALEAAKGKALVVAGSNDAALQLVVNEINKKIGAYGNTIDISTPDYTHQGDDNALKTLVEDLNAGKVDTVIFWNSNPVYTAPAALGFDKALAKASLKISFAGSMDETAALCDWVCPDHHYLEAWNDHNPRRGHFSLQQPVINPLFSTRHAQESLLLWSGNNTTYYNYLQNYWRSNFFGMQTAFGDFAQFWNNSVHDGVAQLRPQLVVTEEISQAPPVADTTATNPLSKMLKSGMNLNDFIAFSGGTISLDEAKSQLASRKGGAMEVVFYQKTSIGNGNQAGNPWLQEMPDPISKITWDNYITMHPLDVKEGNFFGMVEGSDNNLMVRFDQMEDELSVAQVAVNGVTVELPVWAQPGQKRGTVGIALGYGRKGAGKAAEGRGANIYPAVALAASGTMNYEAYDAKITKTDKTHKIAATQTHHTLMGRNEDIIHETTLAAYVKDERAGNEPIMLETYKGKANVEEVNLWNDFERPNHKWALAIDLNSCIGCGACVVSCTAENNVPVVGPDEIRRSREMHWLRIDRYFSSETVKEVEEEKGEMGTKELYRNMENPAFDNPKVVFQPVMCQHCNHAPCETVCPVIATNHSSEGLNQMTYNRCVGTRYCANNCPYKVRRFNWFNYVDYHRFKDFNPSQDEVGRMVLNPDVTVRARGVMEKCSMCVQRIQGGKLEAKKAGVRPADGSIKTACSQSCPTQAIWFGDLNDENSAVAQMEKDGRKFELLEVVGTRPSVFYMTKVWNRDDASAHV, from the coding sequence ATGGCGAACGAGAAAACATACTGGAAAGGTCTTTCACAGCTGAGCGGTGACAATGCGGTTACCGAAAAGCACCAGCACGAATTTGCCGAGTACATTCCGGTTGAGCAGTTCATGGGCGATAAAGCCACACTCGAACAATCATCAACCAGCCGCCGCGACTTCCTCAAGTTCCTCGGATTCAGCACGGTAGCAGCTACTCTGGCAGCCTGCGAAGCGCCGGTAACCAAAGCGGTGCCTTACGTTAACCGTCCTGAGGAAATTACTCCCGGTGTGGCTAACTGGTATGCTACAGCTTTCTTCGACGGACATGATTATGCCGAAGTGCTGGTGAAAACCCGCGAAGGCCGTCCGATTAAACTTGAAGGAAACGAGCTTTCCAAAGTAACCATGGGCGGTGTAAACGCCCGTGTACATGCTTCCGTTCTTTCGCTGTATGACTCCAACCGCCTCAAAGGTGTTACCACCAAAGGCGGACAGTCAGCCACCTGGGCTGATGCCGATAAAGTAATTGGTACGAAACTGGCTGCTTCTAAAGGCATTGCCATTGTTTCTTCTACCATCATCAGCCCCTCAAGCAAAGCTGTTATTGCCGGATTTGCTGCCAAATACGCCAACACACGCCACGTTACTTACGATGCGGTGTCGTATGCAGGTATGCTCAAGGCAAACAAATCTACATTTGGTACTGCCGTTATTCCGACCTACCGTTTCGACAAGGCCGAAGTAATTGTAAGCCTCGGTGCCGATTTCCTCGCAAACTGGCTTTCACCGCTTGAGCATGCACGCCAGTATGGCATGACACGCAAAGTAGGCAAGGACAAGAAGACCATGTCCAAGCACTACCAGTTTGAAACCATCCTTTCTCTTACCGGTTCCAATGCCGACGAGCGTTTCCCCGTGAAACCCTCTGAAATGGCGCAGGTAGCACTCGACATTCTCAACGGCACCGCTGGCAAAGTAGCTGCCGATGGTGTGAAGAAGGTTGTAGCCGCCCTTGAAGCTGCAAAAGGTAAGGCGCTTGTTGTAGCCGGCTCAAACGATGCCGCGCTTCAGCTGGTGGTAAACGAAATCAACAAGAAAATCGGTGCGTATGGCAATACCATTGACATCAGCACTCCCGATTATACGCATCAGGGCGATGATAACGCACTGAAAACACTGGTTGAAGATCTCAATGCCGGTAAAGTTGACACCGTAATTTTCTGGAACAGCAACCCGGTTTACACCGCACCTGCTGCGCTCGGTTTCGACAAGGCACTGGCTAAGGCTTCACTCAAAATTTCGTTTGCAGGCAGTATGGACGAAACAGCCGCGCTTTGCGACTGGGTTTGCCCTGACCACCACTACCTCGAAGCCTGGAACGATCACAACCCGCGCCGCGGCCACTTCAGCCTGCAGCAGCCGGTTATCAATCCGCTTTTCTCAACCCGCCACGCACAGGAAAGCCTGTTGCTTTGGTCGGGTAACAACACCACATATTACAACTACCTGCAGAATTACTGGCGCAGCAATTTCTTCGGTATGCAAACTGCATTCGGCGATTTTGCCCAGTTCTGGAACAATTCGGTGCACGATGGTGTGGCCCAGCTTCGCCCGCAGCTTGTGGTGACTGAGGAAATTTCTCAGGCTCCTCCGGTGGCCGATACTACTGCCACAAATCCGCTCTCGAAGATGTTAAAGTCGGGAATGAACCTGAACGACTTTATAGCCTTCAGCGGCGGCACCATTTCGCTCGATGAGGCGAAGTCGCAGCTTGCTTCACGCAAGGGCGGTGCCATGGAAGTGGTATTCTATCAGAAAACATCAATCGGTAATGGCAATCAGGCCGGCAACCCCTGGTTGCAGGAAATGCCCGATCCGATTTCGAAAATTACCTGGGACAACTACATCACCATGCACCCGCTGGATGTAAAAGAAGGCAACTTCTTTGGCATGGTAGAAGGCAGCGACAACAACCTGATGGTTCGTTTTGACCAGATGGAAGACGAGCTGAGCGTGGCTCAGGTAGCTGTAAATGGTGTAACCGTAGAACTTCCGGTTTGGGCACAGCCCGGTCAGAAGCGCGGCACCGTAGGTATTGCCCTTGGTTATGGCCGCAAAGGTGCCGGTAAAGCAGCCGAAGGCCGTGGAGCCAACATCTATCCCGCAGTAGCACTGGCTGCTTCGGGCACGATGAACTACGAGGCATACGACGCTAAGATTACCAAGACCGACAAAACACACAAAATTGCGGCTACCCAAACGCACCACACGCTGATGGGCCGCAACGAAGATATTATTCACGAAACCACACTTGCAGCCTACGTAAAAGACGAGCGTGCCGGCAACGAGCCGATTATGCTCGAAACCTACAAAGGCAAAGCCAATGTGGAAGAAGTGAACCTGTGGAATGATTTCGAGCGCCCGAACCACAAATGGGCACTGGCTATCGACCTGAACTCGTGCATTGGCTGCGGTGCCTGCGTGGTAAGCTGTACTGCCGAAAACAACGTTCCGGTTGTAGGTCCCGACGAAATCCGCCGCAGCCGCGAAATGCACTGGCTCCGTATCGACCGCTATTTCAGCAGCGAAACGGTGAAGGAAGTGGAAGAGGAAAAAGGCGAAATGGGCACCAAAGAGCTCTACCGCAACATGGAAAACCCCGCTTTCGACAATCCGAAAGTGGTATTCCAGCCGGTAATGTGCCAGCACTGCAACCACGCTCCGTGCGAAACCGTGTGCCCGGTAATTGCTACCAACCACAGCAGCGAAGGTCTCAACCAGATGACCTACAACCGTTGTGTAGGTACCCGTTACTGCGCAAACAACTGTCCCTACAAAGTGCGCCGCTTCAACTGGTTTAACTACGTGGATTACCACCGTTTCAAAGACTTCAACCCTTCGCAGGACGAAGTTGGCCGTATGGTGCTGAACCCCGATGTAACCGTTCGTGCACGCGGTGTAATGGAAAAATGCTCAATGTGCGTACAGCGCATTCAGGGCGGCAAACTCGAAGCCAAGAAAGCCGGTGTTCGTCCGGCCGACGGAAGCATCAAAACTGCCTGCTCGCAGTCGTGCCCCACACAGGCCATCTGGTTTGGCGACCTCAACGACGAGAACAGCGCCGTGGCCCAGATGGAGAAAGACGGACGCAAGTTCGAACTCCTCGAAGTAGTTGGCACACGCCCGTCTGTATTCTACATGACCAAAGTGTGGAACCGCGACGACGCCAGCGCACACGTATAA
- a CDS encoding SPOR domain-containing protein, giving the protein MIRYSLLLVLLFVTLGLRAQTPSTDSLQRDVNADPRLKTAVGKHIETNANAKMKGWRVQIHYGADNDRAKSIKSKFLGKYASEAHAYITYDAPNFKVRVGDFRTQLEAYRFLKKIKAEYPEAFIVECEIEKPPIR; this is encoded by the coding sequence ATGATTCGTTATTCCCTCCTGCTCGTTCTGTTGTTTGTTACCCTTGGCTTAAGGGCACAAACCCCGTCAACCGATAGTTTACAACGCGACGTAAATGCCGATCCTCGTCTGAAAACAGCTGTGGGTAAGCACATTGAAACCAACGCAAACGCAAAAATGAAAGGCTGGCGTGTGCAAATACATTACGGAGCGGATAACGACAGGGCCAAATCCATCAAATCGAAATTTCTGGGCAAATATGCCTCCGAGGCACATGCCTATATTACGTATGATGCCCCCAACTTTAAAGTACGCGTAGGCGATTTCCGCACCCAGCTGGAGGCATACCGCTTTCTGAAAAAAATCAAAGCTGAATATCCCGAAGCATTTATTGTAGAGTGCGAAATTGAGAAACCTCCCATCCGGTAA
- a CDS encoding cytochrome c encodes MKKTTNTLFTFGAVALAAAALLSACVKSNPDSPGFEFMPDMYRSPAPETNGMYINSVTGDSLSNRLPAAGSIPRGFTPFPYANTAEGDSLAKMFWTYNSLGVARNEANLKAGEELYSRYCQVCHGKKGDGNGPLVTSEKYPNQPPSYIARMKENNLSEGHIYHVVTYGKGVMGSHASQLSPQERMQVAQYVQLLGREGKSVDEYNKAAAPAADSTKSTAPAAAAPGKATPTK; translated from the coding sequence ATGAAAAAAACAACCAATACCCTGTTCACATTCGGCGCAGTAGCTCTTGCTGCAGCCGCACTGCTGAGCGCCTGCGTAAAGAGCAATCCGGACAGCCCTGGCTTTGAATTCATGCCGGATATGTACCGCTCACCAGCTCCCGAAACAAACGGAATGTACATCAATTCGGTAACTGGCGACAGCCTGTCGAACCGTTTGCCGGCAGCAGGTTCTATTCCGCGTGGTTTCACGCCATTTCCCTACGCGAACACCGCCGAGGGCGACAGCCTTGCCAAGATGTTCTGGACTTACAACAGTCTGGGTGTGGCACGAAATGAAGCTAACCTGAAAGCCGGCGAAGAACTCTATTCACGCTACTGTCAGGTTTGCCACGGCAAAAAAGGCGACGGTAATGGTCCGCTTGTGACCAGCGAAAAATATCCGAACCAGCCGCCGAGCTACATCGCCCGTATGAAGGAAAACAACCTGAGCGAAGGTCATATTTATCACGTAGTGACCTACGGCAAAGGCGTAATGGGTTCGCATGCATCTCAGCTTAGTCCTCAAGAGCGTATGCAGGTGGCACAATATGTTCAGCTGCTGGGCCGCGAAGGCAAGTCGGTAGATGAATACAATAAAGCTGCTGCACCCGCTGCCGATTCAACCAAATCAACTGCTCCTGCTGCTGCAGCTCCGGGCAAAGCCACACCTACGAAGTAA
- a CDS encoding DUF3341 domain-containing protein has protein sequence MAANYKTIQGIWGDEELLMNGAKQMRDAHIKVKEVFSPFPIHGLDPVIGLPRTRLAICAFIYGITGTSLAILMTWYMMVNDWPTDIGGKPSFYYYMNWPAFIPVTFELTVFCAGHGMAITYLLRNWTLPGVHEKNPDPRTTDDKFMMVIEAKEEKAAEIVSMMRASGAEEVNVI, from the coding sequence ATGGCAGCGAATTATAAAACAATTCAGGGTATCTGGGGCGATGAGGAACTCCTCATGAACGGCGCCAAGCAGATGCGTGATGCACATATCAAGGTGAAAGAAGTTTTTTCACCGTTTCCCATCCACGGTCTGGATCCGGTAATCGGATTGCCCCGCACCCGTCTGGCCATCTGCGCCTTCATTTACGGTATTACCGGCACCTCGCTGGCAATTCTGATGACCTGGTACATGATGGTAAACGACTGGCCGACTGATATCGGTGGCAAGCCCAGCTTCTATTATTACATGAACTGGCCTGCATTTATTCCGGTAACCTTCGAGTTAACAGTATTCTGTGCCGGTCACGGTATGGCCATTACTTATCTGCTGCGCAACTGGACGCTGCCGGGAGTACATGAAAAGAATCCTGATCCTCGCACCACCGACGATAAGTTTATGATGGTGATTGAGGCTAAAGAAGAAAAAGCTGCTGAAATCGTATCCATGATGCGAGCCAGCGGTGCCGAAGAAGTGAACGTGATCTGA
- a CDS encoding c-type cytochrome: protein MNSSRQHARRNGIALAFSLILSLFFSASVHAQDGKALFKANCSSCHYASEKKGTGPGLKGVLDRIPGGDWKYKWVKNSAAMAASGDAYAVKIKAEYNNGVMTAFPNLKNEEIDAILAYAHEGEKTPTPVLATDPNAGAKTDEKASGNTSFMVIIVLVLLIALIAILRYTKINLRNAVNEKEGQPAEEAMPFLDAVRHWTTNNKRKVALMGLFIFGVLIVKGWYGLQGVGIYAKEVKKDKWVGYKPSQPINFSHKIHAGQNGIDCKYCHSTVEKSKNASIPSVNICMNCHKAISETANPGSKEEIAKIYAAAGYDPDKQTYSLPQQPVKWNKVHVLPDHVFFSHQQHVKVGKVECETCHGNLKEMTVAEQQRPLTMGWCIDCHRKTNVSMEGNGYYTQLHEKMKEKYKGQTSFTVAQMGGIECSRCHY from the coding sequence ATGAACAGCTCCCGGCAACATGCACGCCGCAACGGCATCGCGCTTGCTTTTTCGCTGATTCTCTCCCTCTTCTTCAGTGCGTCAGTTCACGCACAGGATGGAAAAGCGCTTTTCAAAGCTAACTGCTCTTCGTGTCACTATGCTTCCGAGAAAAAAGGAACGGGTCCAGGCCTCAAAGGCGTGCTCGACCGTATTCCCGGTGGTGACTGGAAGTACAAGTGGGTGAAAAATTCAGCCGCCATGGCCGCATCAGGCGATGCGTATGCCGTGAAAATCAAGGCAGAATACAACAACGGGGTAATGACCGCCTTCCCCAATCTCAAAAATGAAGAGATTGATGCCATTCTGGCTTATGCCCACGAAGGTGAGAAAACACCAACACCGGTATTAGCTACCGACCCCAATGCCGGTGCCAAAACCGATGAAAAAGCGTCAGGCAACACCAGCTTCATGGTAATCATTGTGCTGGTTCTGCTCATTGCGCTCATCGCCATTCTGCGTTATACCAAAATTAACCTGCGTAATGCGGTTAATGAAAAAGAAGGTCAGCCTGCCGAGGAAGCAATGCCTTTCCTTGATGCTGTTCGCCACTGGACGACCAACAACAAGCGTAAAGTTGCGCTTATGGGTTTGTTCATCTTTGGTGTGCTTATCGTAAAAGGCTGGTACGGACTGCAGGGTGTAGGTATTTATGCCAAAGAGGTGAAGAAAGACAAGTGGGTGGGTTACAAACCTTCACAGCCGATCAACTTCTCGCATAAAATCCACGCCGGTCAGAACGGTATTGATTGCAAATACTGCCACAGCACCGTAGAGAAGTCGAAAAACGCCAGCATTCCCTCTGTAAACATCTGTATGAACTGCCATAAGGCAATTAGCGAAACTGCTAATCCCGGTTCAAAAGAGGAAATTGCCAAGATTTACGCCGCTGCGGGTTATGATCCCGACAAGCAAACCTACAGCCTGCCCCAGCAGCCGGTGAAATGGAACAAAGTGCACGTACTGCCCGACCACGTATTCTTCAGTCACCAGCAGCACGTGAAAGTGGGTAAAGTAGAATGCGAAACCTGCCACGGCAACCTCAAGGAAATGACCGTAGCCGAGCAGCAGCGCCCGCTTACCATGGGATGGTGTATTGATTGCCACCGCAAGACCAACGTGTCTATGGAAGGCAATGGTTACTACACCCAGCTCCACGAGAAAATGAAAGAGAAGTATAAAGGACAAACCAGCTTCACGGTTGCCCAGATGGGTGGCATTGAGTGCTCACGTTGTCACTACTAA
- the nrfD gene encoding polysulfide reductase NrfD, whose protein sequence is MQHESRYRDPLILGNKSYSDITADIARPIEGKANKLWYLVFTIAVATFLWGFGCLAYTIGTGIGQWGANRTVGWAWDITNFVWWIGIGHAGTLISAVLLLFRQKWRMAINRSAEAMTIFAVMCAAVFVTMHTGRPWLDYWLFPHANQFGSLWVNFNSPLTWDVFAVSTYFTISLVFWYIGLIPDFGAIRDRFKLKGNLKMAKIYRLLSFGWSGGARQWSRFEEVSLVLAGLSTPLVFSVHSIVSMDFATSVLPGWHTTIFPPYFVAGAIFSGFAMVATLLLIMRKVLNLEHYITIQHMEMMNIIITLTGSMVGVAYLSELFISWYSGVEYEGYAFMNRATGPYWWSYWGMMTCNVISPQLFWFRKIRTNLTATFILSIVVNIGMWFERFVIIVTSLHRDYQPANWTMYHPTWVEMGIFIGTIGLFFSIFLLFARAFPVIALSELKMIVKSSSEEHKKKREAAEIAAEAAH, encoded by the coding sequence ATGCAACACGAATCACGATACAGGGACCCGCTTATTCTTGGAAACAAGAGCTACAGCGACATCACCGCCGACATTGCCCGACCGATTGAGGGTAAGGCCAACAAACTCTGGTACCTCGTATTTACCATTGCCGTAGCCACCTTCCTCTGGGGATTTGGCTGTCTGGCTTACACCATTGGTACCGGTATCGGTCAGTGGGGCGCTAACCGCACAGTGGGTTGGGCGTGGGATATCACCAACTTCGTTTGGTGGATCGGTATCGGTCACGCCGGTACACTTATCTCAGCTGTACTTCTGCTGTTCCGTCAGAAATGGCGTATGGCCATCAACCGTTCGGCTGAGGCTATGACCATCTTCGCGGTAATGTGCGCGGCGGTGTTCGTAACCATGCACACCGGCCGTCCGTGGCTTGATTACTGGCTGTTTCCGCACGCCAACCAGTTTGGCTCATTGTGGGTAAACTTCAACTCGCCGCTTACCTGGGACGTATTCGCTGTATCAACTTACTTTACCATTTCGCTGGTATTCTGGTACATTGGTCTTATTCCCGACTTTGGAGCCATCCGCGACCGTTTCAAGCTGAAAGGCAACCTGAAAATGGCAAAGATTTATCGTCTGCTGAGCTTTGGCTGGAGCGGCGGTGCCCGTCAGTGGTCGCGTTTCGAAGAAGTATCGCTGGTACTTGCCGGTCTTTCTACCCCGCTCGTATTCTCGGTTCACTCAATCGTATCCATGGACTTTGCCACCTCGGTACTTCCCGGCTGGCACACCACCATCTTCCCGCCTTATTTCGTAGCTGGTGCTATCTTCTCTGGTTTTGCCATGGTGGCCACGCTGCTGCTCATTATGCGCAAAGTGCTCAACCTTGAGCATTACATTACCATCCAGCACATGGAGATGATGAACATCATCATTACCCTTACCGGTTCTATGGTAGGTGTGGCTTATCTTTCAGAGCTTTTCATCTCATGGTACTCAGGTGTGGAATATGAAGGTTATGCCTTTATGAACCGCGCTACCGGTCCGTACTGGTGGAGTTACTGGGGTATGATGACCTGCAACGTAATCAGCCCGCAGCTGTTCTGGTTCCGTAAGATCCGCACCAACCTTACCGCAACCTTCATTCTGTCTATTGTGGTAAACATCGGTATGTGGTTTGAGCGTTTCGTAATTATCGTAACCTCGCTTCACCGCGATTACCAGCCTGCGAACTGGACCATGTATCACCCCACCTGGGTGGAGATGGGCATCTTCATCGGCACCATAGGTTTGTTCTTCTCCATCTTCCTGTTGTTTGCACGTGCCTTCCCGGTAATTGCGCTCAGCGAGTTGAAAATGATCGTAAAATCATCAAGCGAAGAGCATAAGAAGAAACGCGAGGCTGCCGAAATTGCCGCCGAAGCCGCTCACTAA
- a CDS encoding thioredoxin family protein, which translates to MHTPARFAEINTALLESAMSWEDYNSLLERLMSENKTTGPDQSEYMINYARLNLQRMKRIGKTVSVLPELKAELGSITRKLSLLFITEGWCGDAAQTLGVVKAMANEIKEASVKVILRDEHTAVMDHFLTNGGRAIPIVVVIDAGTLEVLGHWGPRPAALQQLIAQWKEQGLQKEQFIEKVHTWYAADKTRTTQLDFASALRSITG; encoded by the coding sequence ATGCACACACCTGCCCGCTTTGCCGAAATAAATACCGCACTTCTCGAATCGGCCATGAGCTGGGAAGACTACAACAGTCTTCTCGAACGCTTAATGAGCGAAAACAAAACCACAGGCCCTGACCAGTCGGAATACATGATTAATTACGCCAGGCTGAACCTGCAGCGTATGAAGCGTATTGGCAAAACGGTAAGTGTATTGCCCGAACTGAAAGCGGAGCTTGGCTCAATTACCCGCAAACTCAGCCTCTTGTTCATTACCGAAGGCTGGTGCGGCGATGCGGCACAAACGCTGGGCGTGGTAAAGGCCATGGCCAACGAAATAAAGGAAGCCTCAGTAAAAGTAATTCTGCGCGATGAGCACACCGCCGTAATGGATCATTTCCTTACCAACGGCGGACGCGCCATACCCATTGTGGTTGTTATTGATGCCGGCACGCTCGAAGTACTCGGCCATTGGGGACCGCGCCCGGCAGCCTTGCAGCAACTCATTGCACAGTGGAAAGAGCAAGGCCTTCAAAAAGAACAATTCATCGAGAAGGTGCACACCTGGTATGCCGCCGATAAGACACGCACCACGCAACTCGATTTCGCCAGTGCGCTCCGCTCCATAACCGGCTGA
- a CDS encoding RNA polymerase sigma factor translates to MTAEEYNRCVDLYADNLYRFILKNVKDKDKAKDIVQDTYEKLWLKVSETEAKNAKSYMFTTAYRTMIDYLRKDQRQGSMDEVPMIAVSHNKQYSDLKEILQEALNKLPEIQRSVVLLRDYEGYSYEEIGEITGLNESQVKVYIFRARTFLKNYIGSIEKVM, encoded by the coding sequence ATGACCGCTGAAGAATACAACCGCTGCGTAGATCTGTATGCCGATAATCTTTACCGATTCATTCTAAAGAATGTAAAGGATAAAGACAAGGCAAAAGACATTGTGCAGGATACGTATGAAAAACTCTGGCTGAAAGTTTCGGAAACCGAAGCCAAAAATGCCAAGTCGTACATGTTTACCACGGCGTACCGCACCATGATTGATTACCTGCGTAAAGATCAGCGGCAGGGCAGTATGGATGAAGTACCCATGATTGCGGTATCGCATAACAAGCAATACAGCGACCTGAAAGAAATTTTGCAGGAGGCGTTAAATAAATTGCCCGAGATACAGCGTTCGGTAGTGTTGCTTCGCGATTACGAAGGCTACTCGTATGAAGAAATCGGCGAGATAACGGGGCTGAATGAATCGCAGGTAAAGGTGTACATCTTCAGAGCCCGCACATTTTTGAAAAATTATATCGGAAGCATAGAGAAAGTAATGTAA